AATAATGCCCACGGACAGATGGGTTATATGGAAAATCATTTTGACAAAAGATTAAACCCCACGCTTTTGGTTGACGATTCAAAAAGCGTCATTTCGTTATTGTTGAATTATTATCCGGAACAAACCCAGATAGCAGACAGCTATAAGATTTCAAAATATGCCTACGGACAGGACTATCATTTTGTCATAAAGGAAAAACTAAAAGAGTTGCTTTTTTCGATTCAGGAAAATATCGGTGAAGTTTCGGGACGGGCGTTTGTAGACTCGGCTCCGGTTTTGGATAAAGCCTGGGCGGCGAAAAGCGGCTTAGGCTGGATAGGGAAAAACAGTAACCTGCTGAGCAAACAGGTAGGCTCTTTTTTCTTTATTGCGGAACTGATTGTCGATTTGGAACTGGAATATGATACCGCTGTAACAGACCATTGTGGCTCCTGTACAAAATGCATCGATGCCTGTCCTACAGGTGCGATTATTGCTCCCTATGTAGTTGACGGAAGTAAATGCATATCCTATTTCACTATAGAATTAAAAGACAACATTCCTCAGGAAATGAAAGGCAAATTTGATGATTGGGCTTTTGGGTGTGACGTCTGTCAGGATGTGTGTCCGTGGAACCGGTTCTCCAAACCTCATAATGAACCCCTATTCAACCCGAATCCGGAATTACTTTCCATGACCAAAAAAGACTGGGAAGAAATCACAGAAGAAACATTTCGGGCCGTTTTTAAAAACTCCGCTGTTAAACGTGCCAAATATTATGGCTTGAAACGGAATCTTGATTTTTTAAAATAGATGAAAAATTAGAAAAAGTATTCTGGGTTTATATTTTTATTTTGCGACTCTGCGTGAAAATAGGCTGCTCGCAAAGACGCTGAGCCGCAAGGTTTATGAAGGGAATTTATTAGAGTTGCATTCATTATGTGGTATAGACTTTCCAAATCCGCGTAATTAATCCGTGATAATCCGAGCTTAAAATAAAAAAAGAATTGAATGGAAACCTTTTAAAATCAGATTTTTTATTTGCGACTCTAGGTTGAAAAAAGCTGCTCGCAAAGACGCTGAGCCGCAAAGTTTATGAAGGAAATCATTAGAGTCACATTCATTATGTGGTATAGATTTCCCAAATCCGCGTAATTAATCCGTGATAATCCGCGTCTAAAAATAAAAAAAACAAGCCTTTCAAAACAGATTCCTTTATATGGTCTAAACTTTCCAATAGACAAAACTTTAAATAAAAAAGCCTCACTAATGAGGCTTTTATTATTGTTATTTCTTGCTTTGAATCCAATTATTAATCTTGTCTTCCAGTATTTTTAAAGGCAAACAACCCGATTCCAGAACCTGATTGTGGAATTCCTTTATAGAGAATTTGGCTCCCAATTCCTTTTCAGCTTTAGTGCGAAGCTCGCGTATTTTCAATTGCCCTATTTTATAAGACAAAGCCTGTCCCGGAATCGCCATATAACGTTCGATTTCGGCAACGATACTTTCGGCAGGTTCTGCTTCATTTTCCATAGAATATTGAATAGCCTGTTCACGGGTCCAGCCTTTGGTATGCAATCCGGTATCTACTACAAGACGGATGGCGCGGTGCATTTCAGCACTCAACATTCCAAAATATTGATACGGGTCCTGATAAAGTCCTAATTCTTTTCCTAAGGATTCGGTATACAGTGCCCAGCCTTCACCATAAGCATT
This portion of the Flavobacterium lindanitolerans genome encodes:
- the queG gene encoding tRNA epoxyqueuosine(34) reductase QueG, whose translation is MINQKSKYTQFIKSEAQRLGFISCGISKAGFLEEEAPRLEAWLKNNAHGQMGYMENHFDKRLNPTLLVDDSKSVISLLLNYYPEQTQIADSYKISKYAYGQDYHFVIKEKLKELLFSIQENIGEVSGRAFVDSAPVLDKAWAAKSGLGWIGKNSNLLSKQVGSFFFIAELIVDLELEYDTAVTDHCGSCTKCIDACPTGAIIAPYVVDGSKCISYFTIELKDNIPQEMKGKFDDWAFGCDVCQDVCPWNRFSKPHNEPLFNPNPELLSMTKKDWEEITEETFRAVFKNSAVKRAKYYGLKRNLDFLK